A window of the Oscillospiraceae bacterium NTUH-002-81 genome harbors these coding sequences:
- the typA gene encoding translational GTPase TypA has translation MPCGQKREDIRNIAIIAHVDHGKTTLVDELLKQSGVFRENQEVAERVMDSNDIERERGITILSKNTAVYYKNTKINIIDTPGHADFGGEVERVLKMVNGVVLVVDAFEGPMPQTKFVLRKALELDLPVIVCINKIDRPEARPEAVIDEVLELFMDLDASDEQLDCPFVYASAKAGYAVRDLNDKPENMVPLFETILDYIPAPEGDPEASTQVLISTIDYNEYVGRIGVGKVDNGEIRVNMDAVLVNHHDPDKKQRVKISKLYEFDGLNKVEVKSAGIGSIVAISGIADIHIGDTICSADNPVAIPFQKISEPTIAMQFLVNDSPLAGQEGKFITSRHLRERLFRELNTDVSLRVEETDNMDSFKVSGRGELHLSVLIENMRREGYEFAVSKAEVLYHRDENGKLLEPMELAYIDVPEEFTGTVIDKLSQRKGELLNMGAASGGYTRLEFSIPARGLIGYRGEFMTDTKGNGIINTIFNEYGPYKGDIQYRKQGSLIAFESGEAVTYGLFVAQERGTLFIGPGEKVYAGMIIGQNGKSDDIEVNVCKRKHLTNTRASGSDDALTLTPPRILSLEQSLEFIDTDELLEVTPKSLRLRKKILDPTLRKRASINKKPVQ, from the coding sequence ATCCCATGCGGACAAAAAAGAGAAGATATCAGAAATATTGCCATCATCGCACACGTTGACCACGGCAAGACGACACTCGTAGATGAACTGTTAAAACAGAGCGGCGTATTCCGTGAGAATCAGGAAGTGGCGGAGCGCGTGATGGATTCCAACGACATTGAGCGTGAGCGCGGCATCACCATTCTTTCCAAGAATACTGCCGTATATTATAAGAACACCAAGATCAACATCATTGACACCCCCGGGCACGCAGACTTCGGCGGCGAGGTAGAGCGTGTGCTGAAGATGGTCAACGGCGTTGTCCTCGTTGTTGACGCATTTGAGGGCCCCATGCCTCAGACCAAATTCGTTCTGCGAAAAGCGCTGGAGCTGGATCTGCCGGTTATTGTCTGCATCAACAAGATTGATCGGCCGGAGGCAAGACCGGAGGCTGTCATCGACGAAGTGCTGGAGCTTTTCATGGATCTGGACGCTTCCGACGAGCAGCTGGACTGCCCCTTCGTATACGCATCTGCAAAAGCAGGCTATGCTGTGCGCGACTTAAACGACAAGCCGGAAAACATGGTTCCCCTGTTTGAGACGATCCTGGACTACATCCCGGCTCCCGAAGGAGATCCGGAGGCAAGCACACAGGTGCTCATCAGCACCATCGACTACAACGAATATGTGGGCCGTATCGGTGTCGGCAAAGTGGACAACGGCGAAATCCGTGTCAACATGGACGCCGTACTGGTAAACCATCACGACCCGGACAAAAAACAGCGCGTCAAGATCAGCAAGCTGTACGAGTTCGACGGTCTGAACAAAGTAGAAGTGAAATCTGCCGGCATCGGCTCCATCGTAGCCATTTCCGGTATTGCAGATATCCACATCGGCGATACGATCTGCTCCGCAGATAACCCGGTAGCCATCCCGTTCCAGAAGATTTCCGAGCCTACCATTGCCATGCAGTTCCTTGTCAACGACAGCCCGCTGGCAGGACAGGAAGGAAAGTTCATCACCTCCCGTCATCTGCGCGAGCGTCTGTTCCGAGAGCTGAACACCGATGTCAGCCTGCGTGTGGAAGAGACAGACAACATGGACAGCTTCAAGGTGTCCGGCCGTGGCGAGCTGCATCTGTCCGTCCTCATCGAGAACATGCGCCGGGAAGGCTATGAGTTCGCTGTCAGCAAGGCTGAGGTGCTGTACCACCGCGACGAGAACGGCAAACTCTTAGAGCCCATGGAGCTGGCTTACATCGACGTACCGGAGGAATTTACCGGTACCGTTATTGACAAGTTAAGCCAAAGAAAAGGCGAGCTGCTGAATATGGGCGCTGCTTCCGGCGGCTACACCCGTCTGGAGTTCTCCATTCCCGCCCGCGGCCTCATCGGCTACCGCGGTGAGTTCATGACAGACACCAAAGGAAATGGTATCATTAACACGATTTTCAATGAGTACGGCCCGTATAAGGGAGACATCCAGTACCGCAAGCAGGGTTCCCTCATCGCTTTCGAGAGCGGCGAGGCGGTTACCTACGGCCTGTTCGTGGCACAGGAGCGCGGCACCCTGTTCATCGGCCCCGGCGAGAAGGTATATGCCGGTATGATCATCGGCCAGAACGGTAAATCCGACGATATCGAGGTCAACGTCTGCAAGCGCAAACATCTGACCAACACCCGTGCTTCGGGTTCCGACGATGCCCTGACCCTGACACCGCCCCGGATCTTAAGTCTGGAGCAGTCCCTGGAATTCATCGACACCGACGAGCTTCTGGAGGTTACCCCCAAGAGCCTGCGTCTGCGCAAGAAAATCCTGGATCCGACTTTAAGAAAACGTGCATCCATCAATAAAAAACCGGTGCAGTAA
- a CDS encoding DUF6514 family protein produces the protein MDAWIYRGGQTVWDDEHRPIRLEYYLQREVRDVRTGTCIYGIRVEQYREIGGRTSYEEETAPALSYSGRQVAGLIEKLRRLSVTPTGLLEAVDDEVGEWV, from the coding sequence ATGGATGCATGGATATACCGCGGCGGACAGACCGTCTGGGACGATGAACACCGGCCCATCCGCCTGGAATATTATCTGCAAAGAGAAGTCCGGGACGTGCGCACCGGAACGTGTATCTACGGGATCCGGGTGGAACAGTACCGGGAAATCGGCGGGCGGACAAGCTACGAGGAGGAGACAGCGCCGGCCCTGTCCTATTCCGGCCGCCAGGTGGCCGGGCTCATTGAAAAGCTGCGGCGGCTGTCCGTGACGCCCACGGGGCTGCTGGAGGCCGTGGATGATGAGGTGGGGGAGTGGGTGTGA
- a CDS encoding transglycosylase domain-containing protein: MNYGKKSTSAKQKALNSKSRKMGKKLSVVFFKGFIICLLAIVVLGTCAGVGVIKGIIDAAPDITNINVSPESYKSFIYDSEGNQISSLVASSANRVYVKIDDIPEDLQHAFVAIEDERFYQHHGIDPQGILRAAVRGIARGFKFKEGASTITQQLLKNNVFTTWVEEKGFVDKIQRKIQEQYLALQLEKVMDKKQILENYLNTINLGQNTLGVQAASYRYFGKPVSELTLSESACIAGITKSPTSLNPITNPEKNQERRAQVLKNMLEQGYIDQDQYEEALADDVYSRIQEVNKEVEDTADTYNTYFVDATIEQVMNDLENKLGYSHNQAYNLLYSGGLSIYTTQDPSIQAIADEEYSNPDNYPAGTQVSLDYALTVKKADGTTENHSIEMLVSHFKSQGVKGVDGGTFSTLFASADKANEYVEQYKTDVLELGDEVLGERIDLTPQPQTSMVLMEQATGYVKAIVGGRGDKTANLTLNRATNTTRSPGSTFKVISAYAPAIDAYGYTVATGIDDCPYTYASGQPVTNFNSDRYHGMTSIRDNIVFSYNIPAVKVLTAITPQAGFDYAKNRFHIDSLVENETRYVWENGQKVSKTFTDINQSMALGGLTDGVTNLELTAAYAAIANGGTYNPPVFYTKVVNHDGEVILDNTTPESNRAIKETTAWLLTDVMKGVLTRGTSTIANFSGMTLAGKSGTSNDFRDVWFEGYSPYYTCGVWSGYDSNESLPSNSRNFHKILWKKVMSRVHANLENKDFTKPDNISTATVCKKSGKLAVAGLCDSDPRGSMVTTEVFETGTEPTDYCDVHVRVSICAESGQLASQFCPEELRITQAYIKRPEPAEGTTDDTPYTIPADIATGLCPIHVNGDVPSVSVDDLNNPNNQPAADTGAGDTGGTDTTGQDAANPEG; encoded by the coding sequence ATGAATTATGGAAAAAAGAGTACCTCTGCCAAACAGAAGGCACTGAACAGCAAATCCCGCAAGATGGGAAAGAAGCTCAGCGTCGTTTTCTTCAAAGGATTTATCATCTGCCTGCTGGCGATTGTCGTTCTCGGCACATGCGCCGGCGTCGGTGTCATTAAAGGAATTATAGATGCAGCACCGGATATCACCAATATCAATGTATCTCCGGAATCTTATAAATCTTTCATCTATGATTCAGAAGGAAACCAGATTTCCTCCCTGGTGGCGTCCAGCGCGAACCGGGTGTATGTCAAGATCGACGACATCCCCGAGGATCTGCAGCACGCTTTTGTCGCCATCGAGGATGAGCGTTTTTACCAGCACCACGGGATCGACCCGCAGGGTATCCTGCGTGCGGCTGTCAGGGGCATTGCCCGGGGCTTCAAATTTAAAGAGGGAGCCAGCACCATCACCCAGCAGCTTCTGAAGAATAACGTTTTCACGACCTGGGTGGAGGAGAAAGGCTTCGTGGACAAGATCCAGCGAAAGATCCAGGAGCAGTACCTTGCCCTGCAGCTGGAGAAGGTCATGGACAAGAAGCAGATCCTGGAAAATTATCTGAACACCATCAACCTGGGACAGAATACCCTGGGTGTACAGGCGGCATCCTACCGCTATTTCGGCAAGCCCGTTTCCGAGCTGACGCTGTCGGAATCCGCATGTATCGCGGGCATCACCAAGAGCCCCACCAGCCTGAACCCCATCACGAACCCGGAGAAGAACCAGGAGCGCCGGGCACAGGTGCTGAAAAACATGCTGGAACAGGGATATATCGATCAGGATCAGTACGAGGAAGCACTGGCTGATGACGTGTACTCCCGGATCCAGGAGGTCAACAAGGAAGTAGAAGATACTGCAGATACGTACAATACATATTTTGTAGACGCAACCATCGAGCAGGTCATGAACGATCTGGAAAACAAGCTGGGTTACAGCCACAACCAGGCTTACAACCTGCTGTACAGCGGCGGTTTGAGCATTTATACCACTCAGGATCCGTCCATTCAGGCCATTGCCGATGAGGAATACTCCAACCCGGACAACTATCCGGCAGGCACCCAGGTGAGCCTGGACTACGCCCTGACGGTGAAGAAGGCTGACGGCACTACCGAGAACCACAGTATTGAAATGCTGGTGAGCCACTTCAAGTCCCAGGGTGTCAAAGGTGTGGACGGCGGTACGTTCTCCACGCTGTTCGCATCCGCAGACAAGGCCAACGAGTATGTGGAACAGTACAAGACCGACGTGCTGGAACTGGGTGACGAGGTGCTGGGCGAGCGCATTGACCTGACCCCGCAGCCCCAGACATCCATGGTGCTCATGGAGCAGGCCACCGGCTATGTGAAAGCCATCGTGGGCGGCCGCGGCGACAAGACCGCAAACCTGACGCTGAACCGTGCCACCAACACGACCCGTTCCCCGGGTTCCACCTTCAAGGTCATCAGTGCCTACGCACCGGCCATTGACGCCTACGGCTATACGGTAGCCACCGGCATCGACGACTGCCCGTACACCTACGCCAGCGGTCAGCCGGTCACCAACTTCAACTCCGACCGGTACCACGGCATGACCAGCATCCGGGACAACATTGTATTTTCCTACAATATTCCGGCGGTCAAGGTGCTGACAGCCATCACCCCCCAGGCGGGATTTGATTACGCGAAAAACCGGTTCCACATAGACTCTCTGGTGGAAAATGAAACCCGCTATGTGTGGGAAAATGGACAGAAAGTATCCAAGACATTTACCGATATCAACCAGTCCATGGCACTGGGCGGCCTCACCGACGGTGTGACCAACCTGGAGCTGACGGCAGCCTATGCGGCCATCGCCAACGGCGGCACATACAATCCGCCGGTATTTTACACGAAAGTTGTCAACCATGACGGCGAAGTGATCCTGGATAACACCACACCGGAATCCAACCGGGCCATCAAGGAGACAACCGCATGGCTACTCACCGATGTGATGAAGGGCGTTCTCACCAGAGGAACGAGTACCATCGCCAACTTCTCCGGCATGACACTGGCCGGAAAGTCCGGAACATCCAATGATTTCCGCGATGTGTGGTTTGAGGGCTACTCCCCATACTACACCTGCGGCGTGTGGAGCGGTTACGATTCCAACGAATCCCTGCCCAGCAACAGCCGGAATTTCCACAAGATCCTGTGGAAGAAGGTCATGTCCCGGGTTCATGCAAATCTGGAAAACAAGGACTTTACCAAGCCGGACAATATTTCCACGGCAACGGTTTGTAAGAAATCCGGCAAACTAGCCGTGGCGGGCCTGTGTGACAGCGATCCAAGAGGCAGCATGGTGACAACCGAGGTCTTTGAGACAGGAACAGAGCCCACGGATTACTGCGATGTGCACGTAAGAGTATCCATCTGTGCAGAGTCCGGCCAGCTGGCCAGCCAGTTCTGTCCGGAGGAGCTGCGGATCACCCAGGCATATATCAAACGGCCGGAGCCTGCGGAAGGCACCACCGACGATACGCCGTACACGATCCCGGCAGACATCGCCACCGGTCTGTGCCCCATCCATGTGAACGGCGACGTGCCGTCCGTATCCGTGGATGACCTGAACAACCCGAATAACCAGCCTGCCGCCGATACCGGCGCAGGTGACACCGGCGGTACAGATACCACCGGACAGGATGCAGCTAATCCTGAAGGATAG
- a CDS encoding ROK family glucokinase — protein sequence MSRYVFGIDVGGTTVKCGLFDLEGNVLDKWEVPTRKKDGGKYILPDVAASVKKVMEHKGIDAADVEGLGVGVPGPVNEAGQVPVAVNIGWGFVDVAKEMHALTGLKVQAGNDANVAALGEMWKGGARGCRNVVLATLGTGVGGGIIIGGKVIAGSHGAGGEIGHIHVEDAEEEVCNCGNKGCLEQMASATGIVRLARRHLAASDEPSLLRDKSKKLSAKLVFDAVKEGDALACEIADQFGWYLGKAFAQIAGVVDPEVFVLGGGVSKAGPILIDYVRKYYLQYVFPTCREANFVLAQLGNDAGIYGAAKLVLE from the coding sequence ATGAGCAGATATGTATTTGGAATAGATGTGGGCGGAACGACCGTGAAATGCGGCCTCTTTGACCTGGAGGGCAATGTGCTGGACAAATGGGAGGTGCCCACTCGCAAGAAGGACGGTGGAAAATACATTCTGCCGGATGTGGCCGCCAGTGTGAAGAAGGTCATGGAGCATAAGGGCATAGATGCGGCGGACGTGGAAGGCCTTGGCGTGGGCGTTCCCGGGCCGGTGAACGAGGCCGGGCAGGTGCCTGTGGCAGTCAATATTGGCTGGGGCTTCGTGGACGTGGCAAAGGAGATGCATGCGCTCACCGGCCTGAAGGTGCAGGCGGGCAATGATGCCAACGTGGCTGCCCTGGGAGAGATGTGGAAGGGCGGCGCCAGAGGCTGCCGCAACGTCGTGCTTGCCACGCTGGGAACCGGTGTGGGCGGCGGCATCATCATCGGCGGTAAGGTCATTGCGGGTTCCCACGGCGCCGGTGGAGAGATTGGCCATATCCATGTGGAGGACGCGGAAGAGGAAGTGTGCAACTGCGGCAATAAGGGCTGTCTGGAGCAGATGGCATCGGCTACCGGCATTGTCCGGCTGGCAAGACGGCATCTGGCGGCATCGGATGAGCCGTCCCTGCTGCGGGATAAGAGCAAGAAGCTCTCTGCCAAGCTTGTCTTCGATGCGGTGAAGGAAGGCGACGCGCTGGCCTGTGAGATCGCCGATCAGTTCGGCTGGTATCTGGGCAAAGCCTTCGCGCAGATCGCAGGGGTGGTAGACCCGGAGGTATTCGTGCTGGGCGGCGGCGTATCCAAAGCAGGCCCCATCCTCATTGATTATGTGAGAAAATATTACCTGCAGTATGTATTCCCCACCTGCCGGGAGGCAAACTTTGTACTGGCTCAGCTGGGAAATGATGCGGGTATCTACGGCGCAGCGAAACTGGTGTTAGAATAG
- the hprK gene encoding HPr(Ser) kinase/phosphatase: MASVKLSKFVEAMGFKNLTPDIDLTKIRLTVPDINRPALQLTGYFEHFDKERVQMVGYVEYTYLQNMPLERKIEIYRQYLSYEVPCTIFCSLASPDPEFLELAVQFGRPVFYTDQKTSSVMAKVIHWLSIELAPCISIHGVLVDVYGEGILIMGESGIGKSEAALELIKRGHRLVTDDVVEIRRINETELIGTSPEITRHFIELRGIGIIDVKALFGVESVKESQSIDLVIKLEDWNKDKEYDRLGLEEEYTEFLGNKVVCHSLPIRPGRNLAIIVESAAVNHRQKKMGYNAAKELYKRVQESLAKRREADD, from the coding sequence ATGGCATCGGTAAAGTTATCGAAATTTGTGGAGGCAATGGGCTTTAAGAACCTGACGCCGGACATTGATCTGACCAAGATCCGGCTCACCGTTCCTGATATTAACCGACCGGCACTGCAGCTGACAGGATATTTTGAGCATTTTGATAAGGAAAGAGTGCAGATGGTGGGATATGTGGAGTATACCTATCTGCAGAACATGCCGCTGGAGCGTAAGATCGAGATCTACCGGCAGTATCTTTCCTATGAAGTTCCGTGTACGATCTTCTGCAGCCTGGCAAGCCCGGATCCGGAATTCCTGGAGCTGGCCGTGCAGTTTGGCCGTCCGGTATTTTACACCGATCAGAAGACCTCTTCCGTGATGGCAAAGGTCATCCACTGGCTGAGCATCGAGCTGGCGCCGTGTATTTCCATTCATGGCGTGCTGGTGGACGTATACGGCGAGGGCATCCTTATCATGGGTGAGAGCGGTATCGGTAAGAGCGAGGCGGCGCTGGAGCTCATCAAGCGGGGCCACCGTCTGGTTACCGATGATGTGGTGGAGATCCGCCGGATCAACGAGACAGAGCTCATCGGCACGTCCCCGGAGATCACGAGACATTTCATCGAGCTGCGGGGCATCGGTATCATCGATGTGAAGGCACTGTTCGGTGTGGAGAGCGTAAAAGAGTCCCAGTCCATCGACCTGGTCATCAAGCTGGAGGACTGGAATAAGGATAAAGAATATGACCGTCTGGGCCTGGAGGAGGAGTATACGGAGTTTCTGGGCAACAAGGTGGTCTGCCATTCCCTGCCCATCCGTCCCGGCCGGAACCTGGCCATCATCGTAGAGTCTGCGGCAGTCAACCACAGACAGAAGAAGATGGGTTACAATGCGGCCAAGGAGCTGTACAAGCGGGTACAGGAGAGCCTGGCAAAGCGCAGAGAAGCCGACGACTGA
- a CDS encoding patatin family protein, with protein sequence MKRCAMVLEGGAVKGIFTSGVLDYLMKRDFYPEYVVGVSAGACNAVDYVSKQPGRTRDCFITRRPDERYLRFSNVFRHRPVYDMDMVFDQFPNKSHPFDFDTFYRSPMKCEMVVTNCLTGKAEYKTPDPDKKKFMDTCRASSSMPFVSPLVMLDHVPYLDGGIADSVPLARAQQLGYEKIVVVLTKNRGYRKEPSRMFTKMAAYEYRKYPKLCQTIARRYVAYNRTMERLEKLEEEGKIFVIRPRMKAIGRMEQDRKKLAAFYVDGYRLMGEQYAALCKYLEK encoded by the coding sequence CTGAAACGTTGCGCAATGGTACTGGAGGGCGGCGCTGTGAAGGGCATTTTTACCTCCGGGGTACTGGATTATCTGATGAAAAGGGATTTTTATCCGGAGTACGTGGTGGGCGTGTCCGCCGGTGCCTGCAATGCGGTGGATTATGTATCGAAGCAGCCGGGCCGTACCCGGGACTGCTTTATCACCCGGAGGCCGGATGAGCGGTATCTGCGGTTCAGCAACGTGTTCCGCCATCGTCCGGTGTACGACATGGACATGGTGTTTGACCAGTTTCCCAACAAATCCCATCCCTTTGATTTTGATACCTTTTACCGCTCGCCGATGAAATGTGAGATGGTGGTGACCAACTGCCTGACGGGAAAGGCGGAGTATAAGACGCCGGATCCGGACAAAAAGAAGTTCATGGATACGTGTCGGGCGTCCAGCAGCATGCCCTTCGTGTCGCCGCTGGTCATGCTGGATCATGTCCCTTATCTGGATGGCGGCATTGCGGATTCCGTGCCTCTTGCGCGGGCGCAGCAGCTGGGGTATGAGAAGATCGTGGTGGTGCTGACGAAGAACCGGGGTTACCGCAAGGAGCCCAGCCGCATGTTTACGAAAATGGCGGCTTACGAGTACCGGAAATACCCGAAGCTGTGCCAGACCATTGCCAGACGTTATGTGGCCTACAACCGTACCATGGAGCGGCTGGAAAAGCTGGAGGAGGAAGGAAAGATTTTTGTCATCCGGCCGAGAATGAAGGCCATCGGGCGGATGGAGCAGGATCGGAAGAAGCTGGCGGCGTTTTACGTGGACGGCTACCGCCTCATGGGAGAGCAGTACGCGGCCCTGTGCAAATATCTGGAAAAATAG
- a CDS encoding GNAT family N-acetyltransferase, translating into MESDRLYKVKKEDFGKLEQLLTRCFIEDPLYCQLIPDHQMREKLLPELFDCDLTEFYENCEIFADSEEMRGILVVSDEAEPYNIFKYFLTEAQASLRTDGFLIREDPSLKTFWNFFVGRDYLNSRWTAQLHQQQRLHIIYLAVDPKAQHHGVADLLLHEVIRYSEENRMMISLETHNEKNVAMYEHFGFKVFGIVEKHFPLKQYCLIREIQAEV; encoded by the coding sequence ATGGAATCAGATCGTTTATATAAGGTAAAAAAAGAAGACTTTGGAAAGCTGGAGCAGCTTCTGACCCGCTGTTTTATCGAGGATCCGCTGTATTGTCAGCTGATCCCGGATCATCAGATGCGGGAAAAACTGCTGCCGGAGCTGTTTGACTGTGACCTGACGGAATTTTACGAAAACTGCGAGATTTTCGCGGACAGTGAAGAGATGAGAGGCATCTTGGTCGTGTCGGATGAGGCGGAGCCCTACAATATTTTCAAATATTTTCTGACGGAGGCCCAGGCCTCCCTGCGGACGGATGGATTTCTCATCAGGGAGGATCCTTCCTTAAAAACCTTCTGGAACTTTTTTGTGGGGCGGGATTATCTGAACTCCCGGTGGACAGCCCAGCTGCATCAGCAGCAGCGGCTGCACATCATTTATCTGGCGGTGGATCCGAAGGCCCAGCATCACGGCGTGGCCGATCTGCTGCTGCATGAGGTGATCCGTTATTCCGAGGAAAACCGCATGATGATCTCGCTGGAGACACACAACGAGAAAAATGTGGCCATGTATGAGCATTTTGGTTTTAAGGTATTTGGAATCGTGGAAAAACATTTTCCGCTGAAACAGTATTGCCTGATCCGGGAAATTCAGGCAGAGGTCTGA
- a CDS encoding M28 family peptidase, with protein MEKTEENYLEALDIGYSYNLAKKLEEFRSNPALGYRTAGSAAERQAGQFLAREMERIGFSDVSCDRIDVDAWEFERAELTVEEAGRAPHHFQLGAYQTHFVTDGPEIFSLVDVGRGTAADYEGLDVTGKLVLASINQREEWWINYPVYQASCKGALALIAVQDGGYGNVDEKALNAQDIAGPEDAPAFSISRADAAVLKRLMHGEKEITVQFDAVSRIRRDAHTCNIVGRLPGRHRDRYLMLSAHYDSYFDGFQDDNTAISMMLEIGRALKESGYEPENTILFCAMASEEWGVCDSKYDWSTGAYEEVFRVHPEWRGKVIADFNFELPALMHKAQDAIHSTHEYRTFLETFLKELPVSTACYPEGICVSTPIETWSDDFSIAIAGIPSMVNNFSDGSFMETHYHSQFDNDEFYDEKVYRFHHELYGLLLMRMDRLAVAPLNFGELFARVRQSLDREQTKAYGLPVQALADLLEEGELQGRLVYAKICEINAWYDRLLREGNRQEAEELFQAVREMEQTLLALFYQEQSELVTLSWHDDVLFPQETAQNNLRCLEAAIEALREAQKAAEPNQVANEQAGVGDAEQVANRQAGAADGEHGENAKAGVAGVEQTCGEQAETFRQANGVQAYIRKALEALYEIDNNRYAFQFDEEVYRHFTDYVLSQPESRTKWGTGRIRDHENLYALVRSLMTELAETSSDDSASRGEGESDAVMRSVHATEQEAARQQRLKEARTWLEQAKLRQIACCRRDLEGMQKTVQEMIAKLQTL; from the coding sequence ATGGAAAAGACAGAAGAGAATTATTTGGAGGCGCTGGATATCGGATATTCTTATAACCTGGCAAAAAAGCTGGAGGAATTTCGAAGCAACCCTGCCCTGGGCTACCGGACGGCCGGTTCCGCAGCAGAGCGGCAGGCCGGACAATTCCTGGCCAGGGAAATGGAGCGCATCGGCTTTTCGGACGTGTCCTGTGACCGCATCGACGTGGATGCCTGGGAGTTTGAACGGGCGGAACTGACGGTGGAGGAAGCGGGCCGGGCGCCCCATCATTTTCAGCTGGGGGCCTACCAGACCCATTTTGTCACCGACGGGCCGGAGATATTTTCGCTGGTGGACGTGGGCCGGGGAACGGCTGCGGACTATGAAGGACTGGATGTTACCGGCAAGCTGGTGCTGGCCAGCATCAACCAGCGGGAAGAATGGTGGATCAACTATCCTGTGTATCAGGCAAGCTGCAAGGGCGCCCTGGCACTGATCGCTGTCCAGGACGGCGGCTATGGCAATGTGGATGAGAAAGCACTGAATGCCCAGGATATCGCGGGCCCGGAGGATGCACCGGCATTTTCTATTTCCCGGGCGGATGCGGCAGTGCTGAAACGGCTCATGCACGGGGAGAAGGAGATCACCGTACAGTTTGACGCGGTGTCCCGGATCCGGCGGGATGCCCATACCTGCAACATTGTGGGACGGCTGCCGGGGCGGCACCGGGATCGTTATCTCATGCTGTCTGCCCATTATGATTCCTATTTTGACGGGTTTCAGGATGACAATACGGCCATTTCCATGATGCTGGAGATCGGCCGGGCTTTGAAAGAAAGCGGCTACGAGCCGGAAAATACCATTTTGTTCTGTGCCATGGCGTCAGAGGAATGGGGCGTGTGCGACTCCAAGTACGACTGGTCAACAGGGGCTTATGAAGAAGTGTTCCGGGTACACCCTGAGTGGCGGGGCAAGGTTATCGCGGATTTCAACTTTGAGCTTCCGGCGCTGATGCACAAGGCCCAGGATGCCATTCACAGCACCCATGAGTACCGGACGTTTCTGGAAACCTTTTTAAAGGAATTGCCGGTGTCAACGGCATGCTATCCGGAGGGGATCTGCGTCAGCACGCCTATAGAGACGTGGTCGGATGATTTTTCCATCGCGATTGCAGGCATTCCGTCCATGGTCAACAATTTTTCGGACGGCAGCTTCATGGAGACCCACTATCATTCCCAGTTCGACAATGACGAATTTTATGACGAGAAGGTATACCGGTTCCACCATGAGCTGTACGGGCTGCTGCTCATGCGCATGGATCGGCTGGCGGTGGCACCGCTGAACTTCGGGGAGCTGTTTGCCCGGGTGCGGCAGTCGCTGGACAGGGAGCAGACAAAAGCGTATGGACTTCCGGTGCAGGCGCTGGCGGATCTGCTGGAGGAGGGCGAGCTGCAGGGGCGGCTTGTCTATGCGAAAATCTGTGAGATCAATGCCTGGTATGACAGGCTTCTGCGGGAAGGCAACCGGCAGGAGGCAGAAGAACTTTTCCAGGCCGTGAGGGAGATGGAGCAGACTCTTCTGGCGCTGTTCTATCAGGAGCAGAGCGAGCTGGTGACACTGAGCTGGCATGATGATGTGCTCTTTCCCCAGGAAACCGCCCAGAACAACCTGCGCTGCCTGGAGGCGGCGATAGAAGCGCTGCGGGAGGCGCAGAAAGCCGCAGAACCCAATCAGGTGGCGAATGAGCAGGCCGGAGTAGGAGACGCAGAACAGGTGGCAAATAGACAAGCCGGAGCCGCAGATGGGGAGCATGGTGAGAATGCGAAGGCCGGAGTTGCAGGAGTAGAGCAGACTTGTGGCGAACAGGCAGAGACATTCAGACAGGCGAATGGTGTGCAAGCCTATATCCGTAAAGCTCTGGAAGCACTTTATGAGATCGACAACAACCGCTATGCGTTCCAGTTCGATGAGGAGGTATACCGGCATTTCACAGACTATGTGCTCTCCCAGCCGGAGAGCCGGACGAAGTGGGGTACCGGGCGGATCCGTGACCACGAGAACCTGTATGCGCTGGTGCGCAGTCTGATGACGGAGCTGGCAGAGACATCATCCGACGACAGCGCTAGTCGTGGCGAGGGCGAATCCGATGCGGTGATGCGGTCTGTGCATGCCACGGAGCAGGAGGCAGCCCGCCAGCAGCGCTTGAAAGAGGCACGCACTTGGCTGGAACAGGCGAAGCTGCGCCAGATCGCCTGCTGCCGGAGAGATCTGGAAGGAATGCAGAAAACGGTGCAGGAAATGATCGCAAAGCTGCAGACGCTCTGA